One genomic region from Salvia hispanica cultivar TCC Black 2014 chromosome 2, UniMelb_Shisp_WGS_1.0, whole genome shotgun sequence encodes:
- the LOC125203377 gene encoding ras-related protein RABA5b-like — protein MAEESGEEYLFKIVVIGDSAVGKSNLLSRFTRDEFDHNSKATIGVEFQTQVLKVDGKEVKAQVWDTAGQERFRTVTSAYYRGAVGALVVYDITRRITLDSVKRWLDELNSIIVISLSLSSQLNLVRIPVEFQKKKRRLLKLYQFAQLDSFF, from the coding sequence ATGGCGGAAGAGAGTGGTGAAGAGTACCTGTTCAAGATAGTGGTGATCGGCGATTCCGCTGTGGGGAAATCGAATTTGCTGTCGCGGTTTACTCGAGACGAGTTCGACCACAACTCCAAGGCCACGATCGGAGTGGAGTTTCAGACGCAGGTGCTGAAGGTCGACGGCAAGGAGGTCAAAGCGCAGGTCTGGGATACCGCCGGCCAGGAGCGATTCCGCACCGTCACCTCCGCCTATTACCGCGGCGCCGTCGGAGCTCTCGTCGTCTACGATATTACTCGGAGGATTACTCTCGATAGCGTCAAGCGTTGGCTTGATGAGCTCAATAGTATTATAGTAATATCTCTTTCTCTGTCTTCTCAATTGAATCTGGTTAGAATTCCAGTAGAATttcagaagaagaaaaggagacTGTTGAAGCTTTATCAATTTGCTCAGttggattcatttttttag